The Planococcus versutus genome contains a region encoding:
- the cysE gene encoding serine O-acetyltransferase, which produces MFKLLKDDVDVIFEQDPAARNYFEVILTYSGLHAIWAHRLAHFLFKNKLFFIARVISQISRFFTGIEIHPGAVIGRRFFIDHGMGVVIGETCEIGNNVTLYQGVTLGGTGKERGKRHPTLEDNVLVATGAKVLGSIIIGTNSKVGAGSVVLKNVPVNSTVVGIPGKVVIQDGVKVKRDLNHQNMPDPVMDKCDGMEAKIANLQQEVERLRAIMQKEGQSL; this is translated from the coding sequence ATGTTTAAGTTATTAAAAGATGATGTAGATGTCATTTTTGAACAAGATCCGGCAGCACGAAATTACTTTGAAGTCATTTTAACCTATTCTGGTTTGCATGCTATTTGGGCACATCGATTAGCACATTTTCTCTTTAAAAATAAATTATTTTTTATTGCTCGCGTCATCTCACAAATCAGCCGCTTTTTTACGGGCATTGAAATTCATCCAGGTGCTGTGATCGGTCGCCGTTTCTTTATCGACCATGGAATGGGTGTTGTCATTGGGGAAACGTGTGAAATTGGTAATAATGTTACGTTGTATCAAGGGGTTACATTAGGTGGAACAGGAAAAGAACGTGGGAAACGTCATCCGACATTAGAAGACAATGTCTTAGTTGCGACAGGTGCCAAAGTGTTAGGCTCGATTATCATTGGCACTAACTCTAAAGTGGGAGCAGGCTCTGTTGTGTTGAAAAATGTACCGGTGAATTCGACAGTAGTTGGAATTCCTGGAAAAGTGGTGATTCAAGATGGTGTGAAAGTGAAACGCGACTTGAATCATCAGAATATGCCTGACCCTGTTATGGATAAATGCGATGGCATGGAAGCAAAAATCGCTAACTTACAGCAAGAAGTTGAACGATTAAGAGCAATAATGCAGAAAGAGGGACAAAGCTTATGA
- the cysS gene encoding cysteine--tRNA ligase gives MSIQIFNSLSRQKESFIPLEEGKVKMYVCGPTVYNYIHIGNARPVIVYDTVRRHLEYRGYDVKYVSNFTDIDDKLIKAANELGQEVPEIAERFIAAYFEDTQALGCAEADVHPRVTDHMVQIIEFIEALIEKGYAYESQGDVYYRTRKFKGYGKLSHQSVDELKIGARIEIGDKKEDELDFVLWKAAKPKEISWDSPWGEGRPGWHIECSVMAREHLGDTIDIHAGGQDLTFPHHENEIAQSEAFTGKPFARYWMHNGYINIDNEKMSKSLNNFVLVTDILKELDPQVLRFFMLSVHYRHPINYSQQLVEDAVAGLERLRTAYANLKHRLSMSADLGDHSDIWMHKIKSIKTAFIETMDDDFNTANAISSLFDLSRLSNTYLLEKQTATSVLETFIAVFDELAGVLGLPFNQQEELLDEEVEALMVERIEARKNRDFARADEIRDLFKEKNILLEDTAQGTRWKRGQ, from the coding sequence ATGAGTATTCAGATTTTTAATTCATTATCACGACAAAAAGAATCCTTTATTCCTTTGGAAGAAGGCAAAGTAAAAATGTATGTTTGTGGACCAACGGTATACAATTATATTCACATTGGCAATGCACGTCCTGTGATCGTTTATGATACTGTGCGTCGTCATTTAGAATACCGTGGTTATGACGTGAAGTATGTATCCAATTTTACAGATATAGACGACAAATTAATCAAAGCAGCAAATGAACTGGGTCAGGAAGTTCCTGAAATTGCAGAGCGTTTCATCGCTGCTTATTTTGAAGATACACAGGCACTGGGGTGTGCAGAAGCAGATGTTCATCCGCGAGTAACCGATCACATGGTGCAAATTATTGAGTTTATCGAGGCATTGATTGAAAAAGGCTATGCTTATGAGTCTCAAGGCGACGTTTACTATAGAACGCGCAAATTTAAAGGTTATGGCAAGTTGTCTCATCAATCAGTCGATGAGTTGAAGATTGGTGCCCGTATTGAAATCGGTGATAAAAAAGAAGATGAGCTAGATTTCGTGCTATGGAAAGCGGCCAAACCAAAAGAAATTTCATGGGATAGCCCATGGGGGGAAGGTCGTCCAGGTTGGCATATCGAATGTTCTGTGATGGCACGCGAACATTTAGGAGATACCATTGATATTCACGCAGGTGGGCAAGATTTAACGTTCCCACACCATGAAAACGAAATCGCGCAATCTGAAGCGTTCACTGGCAAGCCATTTGCGCGTTATTGGATGCATAATGGGTATATTAATATTGATAATGAAAAAATGTCGAAGTCGCTGAATAATTTTGTGCTGGTGACTGATATATTGAAAGAATTAGATCCACAAGTGCTCCGATTTTTTATGTTATCGGTTCATTACCGTCACCCAATTAACTATTCGCAACAATTGGTAGAAGATGCAGTTGCAGGACTTGAACGTTTGCGTACAGCCTATGCTAACTTGAAGCACCGGTTAAGTATGTCTGCAGATTTAGGTGATCATTCGGATATTTGGATGCATAAAATTAAATCGATTAAAACAGCGTTTATTGAAACGATGGATGATGACTTTAATACAGCAAATGCAATTTCTAGTCTTTTCGACTTATCTCGTCTATCAAATACGTATTTACTAGAAAAACAAACAGCAACTTCAGTTTTAGAGACATTCATTGCAGTATTTGATGAATTAGCGGGAGTGTTAGGTCTACCATTTAATCAACAGGAAGAATTACTAGATGAAGAAGTCGAAGCCTTAATGGTCGAACGCATCGAAGCGCGTAAAAATCGTGATTTTGCTCGGGCAGATGAAATTCGTGATTTGTTCAAAGAAAAAAATATACTTTTAGAAGATACAGCACAAGGTACACGCTGGAAGCGAGGGCAATAA
- a CDS encoding Mini-ribonuclease 3 translates to MNVLRKNDVDQLNALALAYMGDAVYEQAIREYLLRSGRSKPNILHRQSTTFVSAKAQAVVLKRLTEEEFLTETELAIMRRGRNAKSGSVPKNTDVQTYNFSTAFEAVLGWLYLKEEQARVDEIISYAIEIVEELGGVLK, encoded by the coding sequence TTGAATGTTTTGCGAAAAAATGATGTAGATCAACTGAACGCATTGGCATTAGCCTATATGGGAGACGCTGTTTATGAACAAGCAATACGTGAATATTTGTTGCGTTCAGGTCGTTCAAAGCCCAATATCTTACACCGTCAGTCAACGACCTTTGTTTCGGCTAAAGCACAAGCGGTAGTATTGAAGCGATTAACAGAAGAAGAGTTTTTAACAGAAACAGAACTGGCGATTATGAGAAGAGGACGTAATGCCAAGTCCGGATCGGTTCCGAAAAATACCGACGTACAAACTTATAATTTCAGTACTGCATTTGAAGCGGTGTTGGGATGGCTGTATTTAAAAGAAGAGCAAGCGCGTGTGGACGAAATCATTTCCTATGCGATTGAGATTGTTGAAGAGCTGGGAGGCGTATTGAAATGA
- the rlmB gene encoding 23S rRNA (guanosine(2251)-2'-O)-methyltransferase RlmB — translation MTEEELAPEIIGGKNPVLEALRADRDINKIWIAEGVQKKGITELLQLAKDKGVIVQSVPKKKIDGLTDTNHQGIAAAVAAYNYASLDDLFEAAKAKNEDPFFLILDELEDPHNLGSIMRTADAIGVHGLIIPKRRAVGLTGVVAKASTGAIEHVPVVRINNLSQTVDELKKRGVWIAGTDAKESVDYRKMDASLPLAVIIGSEGKGMSRILHDKCDFLYQLPMVGHVTSLNASVAASLLMYEVYRKRNSLE, via the coding sequence ATGACTGAAGAAGAGTTAGCACCAGAGATCATTGGCGGCAAAAACCCGGTACTTGAAGCGTTGCGAGCAGACCGCGATATCAATAAGATTTGGATCGCTGAAGGCGTTCAGAAAAAAGGCATTACTGAATTATTGCAGTTGGCAAAAGACAAAGGCGTGATTGTTCAATCGGTACCGAAGAAAAAAATCGACGGCTTAACAGACACCAATCACCAGGGAATAGCTGCAGCAGTAGCAGCTTATAATTACGCGAGCTTGGACGATTTATTTGAAGCAGCGAAAGCCAAAAATGAAGATCCATTTTTCTTAATCTTAGATGAGCTGGAAGATCCACATAACTTAGGTTCTATCATGAGAACAGCTGATGCAATCGGCGTTCATGGTTTGATTATTCCAAAGCGTCGTGCAGTTGGGTTGACAGGCGTTGTGGCAAAAGCTTCTACAGGGGCTATTGAACATGTGCCGGTCGTGCGTATTAACAATTTGTCCCAAACTGTGGACGAATTGAAAAAACGCGGCGTTTGGATTGCTGGTACAGATGCAAAAGAATCAGTCGATTACCGTAAAATGGACGCCTCTTTGCCTCTTGCCGTTATTATTGGCAGCGAAGGTAAAGGAATGAGTCGGATTTTGCATGACAAATGTGATTTCTTGTATCAATTGCCGATGGTAGGGCACGTCACTTCACTAAATGCATCTGTCGCAGCAAGTTTGCTAATGTATGAAGTCTATAGAAAGCGCAATTCACTGGAGTGA
- a CDS encoding NYN domain-containing protein: MNILLVDGYNIIGDWVELQELKKDKLANARDRLIERMAEYRSYKGWRVIIVFDAHLVPGIEAKNLHYDVEVIYTKESETADERIEKLATSLHTRRDQIYVATSDLTEQWVIFGKGALRISARELEIEMTEIQENITKKVKEIQEQRGISKIPLSGEVAEIFEKWRRGLK; encoded by the coding sequence ATGAATATTCTGCTAGTTGATGGGTACAACATCATTGGAGACTGGGTAGAACTACAAGAATTAAAAAAAGATAAATTGGCGAATGCTAGAGACCGTTTAATTGAACGAATGGCTGAGTATCGGAGTTACAAAGGATGGCGTGTCATTATTGTTTTTGATGCGCACCTTGTTCCAGGAATTGAAGCTAAAAATTTACATTATGATGTTGAAGTCATTTATACGAAAGAAAGTGAAACGGCAGATGAACGAATCGAAAAGCTAGCGACAAGTTTGCATACGCGCCGTGACCAAATTTACGTAGCTACATCGGATTTAACAGAGCAATGGGTTATTTTTGGTAAAGGAGCACTACGAATTTCAGCACGTGAATTGGAAATTGAAATGACTGAAATACAAGAGAATATCACTAAAAAAGTAAAAGAAATCCAAGAGCAGCGTGGGATTTCAAAAATACCGTTGTCTGGAGAAGTAGCGGAAATTTTCGAAAAATGGCGAAGGGGCTTGAAATGA
- the sigH gene encoding RNA polymerase sporulation sigma factor SigH gives MENYDQVQTQRFTDMRDEELVSLVHSGNTEALDFLITKFRPFVRMKARSYFLIGADKEDIIQEGMIGLYKAVRDFKSDKLSSFRAFAELCIIRQIITAIKTATRQKHIPLNSYISLDKPIYDEESDRTLMDVLTGNGIDDPEDLIIHNEEFQYMEEKMGEVLSELEREVLALYLDGQSYQEISEKLERHVKSIDNALQRVKRKLERHIQINEMPSS, from the coding sequence GTGGAAAATTATGATCAAGTTCAGACCCAACGATTCACTGACATGAGAGATGAAGAGCTTGTTAGTTTAGTCCATAGCGGAAACACAGAAGCATTAGATTTCTTGATTACAAAGTTTCGTCCTTTTGTTCGAATGAAGGCTCGGTCGTATTTTCTAATTGGTGCGGACAAAGAAGATATTATTCAAGAAGGCATGATTGGTCTATACAAAGCAGTTCGTGATTTTAAAAGTGATAAATTATCTTCGTTTCGAGCGTTTGCTGAATTGTGCATCATTCGTCAAATTATTACTGCTATTAAAACAGCTACACGTCAAAAGCACATTCCTTTGAATTCTTATATTTCTTTGGACAAGCCGATTTACGATGAAGAGTCCGATCGAACCTTAATGGATGTACTAACTGGAAACGGTATAGACGACCCTGAAGATTTGATCATACACAACGAAGAATTTCAATACATGGAAGAGAAAATGGGTGAAGTATTAAGCGAACTAGAGCGCGAAGTACTGGCGCTTTATCTAGACGGTCAGTCTTATCAAGAAATTTCAGAAAAACTAGAACGTCATGTAAAATCGATTGATAATGCACTGCAACGAGTCAAGCGAAAATTAGAGCGGCATATACAGATTAACGAGATGCCAAGCTCTTGA
- the rpmG gene encoding 50S ribosomal protein L33, protein MVKKIALSCSRCATRNYTVPAQAESSTRLELKKFCAHCNEHTVHKQTI, encoded by the coding sequence ATGGTTAAAAAAATTGCATTAAGTTGCTCAAGATGCGCAACTCGTAATTATACGGTTCCTGCGCAAGCGGAATCTAGCACACGTTTGGAACTCAAAAAATTCTGTGCTCATTGCAATGAGCATACCGTGCATAAACAAACGATATGA
- the secE gene encoding preprotein translocase subunit SecE: MGNISGFFKNVVSEMRKVSWPKRKELTRYTIVVLATCIFMALFFTVVDAGISGLFRWFVAL, from the coding sequence ATGGGTAACATTAGTGGTTTCTTTAAAAATGTCGTTTCGGAAATGCGGAAAGTTAGCTGGCCAAAACGAAAAGAACTAACACGTTATACAATCGTTGTTCTTGCTACTTGTATTTTCATGGCTCTCTTTTTCACGGTAGTCGATGCAGGCATATCGGGATTATTCCGTTGGTTCGTAGCACTTTAA
- the nusG gene encoding transcription termination/antitermination protein NusG encodes MEKNWYVVHTYSGYENKVKANLEKRVETMGMEDLIFRVIIPEEEETDFKDGKKRTVMRKTFPGYVLVELIMTDESWYVVRNTPGVTGFIGSSGGGAKPTPLLDEEVEFILKQMGMTERKIDIDFTIADTVEVMEGPFANFQGKVEEIDETKGKVKVSIDIFGRETKMELDFEQVRKS; translated from the coding sequence ATGGAGAAAAATTGGTATGTAGTCCACACCTATTCTGGATATGAAAACAAAGTTAAAGCAAACCTAGAAAAGCGTGTAGAAACAATGGGGATGGAGGATCTTATCTTCCGCGTTATTATTCCTGAAGAAGAAGAGACAGATTTTAAAGACGGTAAGAAGCGTACAGTTATGCGCAAAACTTTCCCAGGGTATGTTCTGGTTGAATTGATCATGACAGATGAGTCTTGGTATGTAGTTAGAAATACACCAGGCGTTACAGGATTTATTGGTTCATCAGGTGGAGGAGCAAAACCGACACCATTACTAGATGAAGAAGTTGAGTTTATCCTGAAACAGATGGGAATGACTGAACGCAAAATAGATATCGACTTTACAATCGCAGACACGGTTGAAGTAATGGAAGGGCCGTTCGCCAACTTCCAAGGTAAAGTAGAAGAAATTGATGAGACAAAAGGTAAAGTTAAAGTATCGATTGATATTTTTGGTCGCGAGACAAAAATGGAATTGGATTTCGAGCAAGTTCGAAAATCATAA
- the rplK gene encoding 50S ribosomal protein L11, protein MAKKVVKVVKLQIPAAKANPAPPVGPALGQAGVNIMGFCKEFNARTADQAGLIIPVEISVFEDRSFTFITKTPPAAVLLKVAAGIESGSGEPNRNKVATVKRDKVREIAETKMPDLNAASVEAAMLMVEGTARSMGITIED, encoded by the coding sequence GTGGCTAAAAAAGTTGTTAAAGTTGTAAAATTGCAGATTCCTGCAGCAAAAGCTAATCCAGCGCCACCAGTTGGTCCAGCATTGGGTCAAGCAGGTGTTAATATCATGGGCTTCTGTAAAGAGTTCAACGCGCGTACGGCAGATCAAGCAGGACTGATCATTCCAGTTGAGATTTCAGTATTTGAAGATCGTTCATTTACATTCATTACGAAAACTCCACCCGCAGCTGTTCTACTAAAAGTGGCAGCCGGTATTGAATCAGGTTCAGGCGAACCGAACCGCAATAAAGTAGCGACTGTGAAACGCGACAAAGTTCGCGAAATCGCAGAAACTAAAATGCCAGATCTAAATGCTGCTTCAGTAGAAGCTGCAATGTTGATGGTTGAAGGTACTGCTCGTAGTATGGGCATCACAATCGAAGACTAA
- the rplA gene encoding 50S ribosomal protein L1 — protein sequence MAKTGKKLRDAQKLIDRSKLYDVKEAIELAKKASTVNFDATVEVAFRLGIDTRKNDQQIRGAVVLPNGTGKTQSVLVFAKGEKLKEAEAAGADFVGDAEYIEKIQKGWFDFDVIVATPDMMGEVGKLGRVLGPKGLMPNPKTGTVTFDVTKAVQEIKAGKVEYRADKTGIIHAPIGKVSFDDSKLAENLEAIYDVVQKAKPSSAKGTYIKSLNVTTTMGPAVKVDPAKVVAK from the coding sequence ATGGCTAAAACAGGTAAAAAATTACGAGATGCACAAAAATTAATCGATCGTTCAAAACTATATGACGTAAAAGAAGCGATTGAACTTGCGAAAAAAGCAAGCACAGTAAACTTTGACGCAACAGTAGAAGTGGCTTTCCGTCTAGGAATTGACACGCGTAAAAACGATCAGCAAATCCGTGGAGCAGTAGTACTTCCAAACGGAACTGGTAAAACTCAAAGCGTTTTGGTTTTCGCTAAAGGTGAAAAACTAAAAGAAGCTGAGGCAGCTGGCGCAGATTTCGTAGGCGACGCTGAATACATCGAAAAAATCCAAAAAGGATGGTTTGACTTCGACGTGATCGTTGCAACTCCTGACATGATGGGTGAAGTTGGTAAACTTGGACGCGTTTTAGGACCAAAAGGCTTAATGCCAAATCCTAAAACAGGCACAGTTACATTTGATGTAACTAAAGCTGTACAAGAAATCAAAGCTGGTAAAGTGGAATACCGTGCAGATAAAACAGGTATCATCCACGCGCCAATCGGAAAAGTTTCTTTTGATGACAGCAAGCTTGCTGAAAACTTAGAAGCTATCTATGACGTAGTACAAAAAGCGAAGCCATCTTCTGCTAAAGGTACTTACATCAAATCGTTGAATGTTACTACTACAATGGGACCTGCTGTTAAAGTAGATCCAGCAAAAGTAGTTGCTAAATAA
- the rplJ gene encoding 50S ribosomal protein L10: MSKAVETKKVVVQTIADKFNAAASVVVVDYRGLNVAQLTELRKQLREAGIEFKVYKNSMARRATEMHGLEAINEHFTGPNAIAFSNEDVVAPARIINNFAKANEALEIKAGIIEGLVSSADDMKALAELPSRDGLLSMLLSVLQAPVRNFAATTKAVADQKEEQGA, from the coding sequence ATGAGCAAAGCAGTTGAAACGAAAAAAGTTGTCGTGCAAACAATCGCTGATAAATTTAATGCCGCAGCATCAGTTGTAGTTGTAGATTATCGTGGATTGAATGTTGCACAACTAACAGAACTTCGTAAACAGCTTCGTGAAGCAGGTATTGAGTTTAAAGTTTACAAGAACTCGATGGCTCGCCGTGCAACAGAAATGCACGGACTTGAAGCAATCAACGAACACTTTACAGGACCAAACGCAATTGCATTTTCTAACGAAGATGTAGTAGCACCTGCACGGATCATCAATAACTTCGCGAAAGCAAACGAAGCTCTTGAAATTAAAGCAGGTATTATTGAAGGTTTAGTATCATCAGCTGATGATATGAAAGCTTTGGCAGAACTTCCATCACGCGATGGTTTACTGTCTATGTTACTCAGCGTACTACAAGCTCCAGTTCGCAACTTTGCAGCTACTACAAAAGCAGTTGCAGATCAAAAAGAAGAACAAGGCGCTTAA
- the rplL gene encoding 50S ribosomal protein L7/L12, with protein MTQEQILDAIKEMTVLQLNDLVKAIEEEFGVTAAAPVAAAAAGGAVEEEQTEFDVVLTSAGDAKIKVIKAVREVTGLGLKEAKALVDEAPKAVKEGVSKEDAEEIKGKLEEVGASVEVK; from the coding sequence ATGACACAAGAACAAATCTTAGACGCAATCAAAGAAATGACAGTTCTTCAACTTAACGACCTAGTAAAAGCAATCGAAGAAGAGTTCGGCGTAACTGCTGCAGCTCCTGTTGCTGCAGCTGCAGCTGGCGGTGCTGTTGAAGAAGAACAAACTGAATTTGACGTTGTTCTTACTTCTGCAGGCGATGCAAAAATCAAAGTAATCAAAGCAGTACGTGAAGTAACTGGTCTTGGTCTTAAAGAAGCAAAAGCTCTTGTAGACGAAGCTCCTAAAGCTGTTAAAGAAGGCGTATCTAAAGAAGACGCTGAAGAAATCAAAGGCAAACTTGAAGAAGTTGGCGCGTCAGTAGAAGTTAAGTAA
- a CDS encoding class I SAM-dependent methyltransferase codes for MSQHYYSKNPQTKSNPREWTDILLGEKFRFQTDTGVFSKSEVDFGSRLLIETFKEADLDGPILDVGCGYGPIGMAIAKKNPQIRVHMIDVNTRAIELAKKNVEKNDVSNVEIYESDGLSAVELNDFSAILTNPPIRAGKETIFRFYEEATLKLADGGSLWVVIQKKQGAPSTQMKLEELFGDVRVVDKKKGYFIFEARKI; via the coding sequence ATGTCTCAACATTATTATTCCAAAAACCCTCAAACAAAAAGTAATCCCCGAGAGTGGACAGACATACTTCTGGGTGAGAAGTTCCGATTCCAGACTGACACAGGGGTTTTTAGTAAAAGTGAAGTCGATTTTGGTTCGCGTTTATTGATTGAGACATTCAAAGAAGCTGATCTAGATGGACCAATACTGGATGTTGGCTGTGGTTATGGACCAATCGGAATGGCAATCGCCAAAAAAAATCCTCAAATACGAGTTCACATGATCGATGTCAACACGCGAGCCATTGAACTAGCCAAGAAAAATGTGGAAAAGAACGATGTATCTAACGTTGAGATTTATGAAAGTGATGGGTTAAGTGCTGTCGAACTCAATGATTTTTCAGCAATTTTAACAAACCCACCGATTCGTGCAGGAAAAGAAACGATTTTTCGGTTTTATGAAGAAGCTACTTTGAAATTAGCGGATGGTGGATCATTGTGGGTAGTAATACAGAAAAAGCAAGGTGCACCTTCTACGCAGATGAAACTAGAAGAGCTTTTCGGGGACGTACGTGTAGTAGATAAGAAAAAAGGTTACTTTATTTTTGAGGCTCGAAAAATTTGA